In the Thermus neutrinimicus genome, TCCACCCCGTTTCGGCTTCCCGGGATGGGGCGGCTTTTGGCGGGGCGCACGTTGGCGTAAAGGTCCAGCCGGCGGCGCAGGTAGCGGATGGCCCCGAAAAAACCAGGTACCTTGCGGGTAGGGCTGGTGGCGGCTCCGAAGAGGGTGGCCTGGCAGGAGAGGATTTTCTCCACGGTTTCCTCGGGCACGGAAACCCCTCTTCGCTCAAAGGTTTCCCAGCCCGCTTCGGCCTCCACAAACTCCAGGGGAAGCCCGGTGGCCTCCAGGACCTTCCTGGCGGCGGGTACCACCTCGTGGCCGATGCCGTCTCCCTCAATCAAGCAGATGCGATACGCCATGTTGCCTCCGGACTTAGGGGTAAGCCCCCTCCTTGGGAATATACACTACACCGGGCCAAAGGGGTCCTGGGCTTAGGAGCGTAGGGCAAGGACCAGGAAGACCAACAAGAGGAAGGCCAGCACCCTCAGGGCTGCCTGGCGTGAGGGAAGCCGCCTTCCGCCTGCCCTTAGGGTCCCTTCCACCACCACCCCGGCGATCCCCGCCAGGATGAAGAGGTCCCCGGGGCTTACCGCCTTGCGCAAGGGAGGTAGGGCGATGACATCCCCCAGGAAGGGGAGGCGGGTGGACTCGTCCAGGAGGGTGTGGACCGCGTCGGCCCTGGTTCTTAAGAGCTCCTCCCACCCCTCTATCCCGGCCTTCTTAAGGGTTTCCAGGCTCACCGGCATATGGCCGCCGTTGGCGAAGATGACCAGGGTGTTGAGGAAAAGGCCGAAGAGCACCAGGTAGAGGCTTTTCAGGTGCCGGTTCTGGTAGAGCCCATACCCCACCAGGAGAAGGACCAGAGCTTTGGCTAAGGGCCCAGCCCATTCCGGCTGGAAGAGGCCCCGGTAGCTGCCGTAGGCCAGGCCTCCTTCCGCCAAGGCGGCCAGGAGGAAGGCCCAGGGCGCCCTTAGCTCTATTCCCCCGAGGTCCTTGGGTCTGGCTCCGAGGGCGAGGGCGAGGCCGATTCCGAATAGAGCTGCGGCAAGGTAGAGCGTGATACCGATCCCCCCTTTGCTTCCAGGTAGGCCTTGCGGTCGCGCCACAAGGGATTTTCGTGCCAGAGCTGGGTGAAGACCTTAACCAGCCTGGGGTCAAACTGGATGCCGGAAAGGTCCTGGATTTCCTTTAGGGCCTCCTCCGGAGTTTTTGCAGGACGATAGGGGCGGCCTGCGGTCATGGCCTCGTAGGCATCGGCCAGGCCCACGATGCGGGCCTCCTCGGGGGTTTCCTGACCGGCAAGCCCCTTGGGGTAGCCGCGCCCGTCCCAGCGCTCGTGGTGGTGCAGGATGACGTTGTAGATCACGGGGCCGAAGGCTACCTTTTCGGCAGGCTTCAGGAGTTTGACTCCTTCGGTGGTGTGGCTTTGCACAACCTGGTACTCCTCCGGCGTCAGCTTGCCCGGCTTGAGGAGAAGGGCTTCGGGGATGCCGATCTTGCCGATGTCGTGAAGCCGGGCGGCCCGGTAGATCTCCTGGGCCTTGGCCTCGTCCTGGTACACCCGTAGGGCCAGGTCCCGGGAGATGTCGGCCACCCGCTCGGAGTGCATGCGGGTTTGCGGCTCCTTGGCCTCCAGGGCGTGCATCAGGACTTCCAAGGTGGTGTCAAACGCCTGCTCCAGCCTTACCTTCTCATCCCAGTAGAAGCGGCTGTAGTAGAGGGGGATGAGGAAAAAGAGAATCGTCCATCCTCCCCAGTTGCCGATGATGGGCGTTTCGTAGGCCCGGGCTAGGAAGAGGGCCAGAGGGGAGAGAAGGAAGTAGCTAGAGTTAAACCACCCATAGTTTTTCCGCCAGACTTCCCGCAAGGGGGTACCGTTATTCAGATGGATAATCAGGGTAACCAGACCCGTGTTTACCAGAAAAAAGGTGATAGAAGCCAAGACTATACCCGCGCCAGGGCTCAGATCGAGGGTTCCCAGGCGAAGGGGGTTTGCTTGGAAGAAGCCCCAGGCCAAGGCGGCGGCCAGGGTGGCCAGGGCATCCTGGGAACGGTTGAAAAGCTGCTTGTACCACACATTGTCGCTTGGCTGGAAAAGGAAGACCCATAAGGGAGCAAGCCAGGGAGGAGCCAGGACCACCAGGGCCAAGGCGAAGAGGAAGAGGTGGCTCATGCTGGCGCTTAGGGGAAGGCGTATTTCCACCCGCACGCTCCAAAAGACGAGCACCGCCCAGAAGAGGAGGTCAAACCAGGAGAACCCTGGTGGGGGAAGGCTGAACCCGTAGCGCAGGATGAGGTAGCCTTCCAGCAACAGGAAGCTTACAAAGACAGCTAAGATTAGGGCCAACACCCGAGGTGGGGGCAGTTCCAGGCGGCGTAGCTTTTGGAGCATACTGGCCTAAGCATAGCACAATGGCCCCGCCTTCGGGGCCCAAAAGAAAAAACGGCCAGCTTGTGGCCGTTTTTACTTCCAGTGCGCAGAAGCCCCAGCCGCCAGTCCCAAAGCCACCAGAGAGCCGAGAAGCGCCAGAACCTTAGCGATCAGCTTCTTCATCTTCATCCCTCCTTTTCCTAAAGCCTCCGGGGGGTTGGCCCCGTTTGCTTGTGTTTCACTTTAGGGGGATCTGTCAATGCTGTCAAGAGGTAAAGAATAAGTATCACAACGGTGAAAAACGCCAACACCCTAACAATTTTTGGGATTGAGTCAGATTTATACTACCCAGCTTAGCACATCCCTGGCCAGCTGGGTAGTACCCTGGGGAGCAAGGGGGGAACCTTCCGGGTTTGGGGGAATGGCCCTCAAAAAATGAAGGGAGCCGCGGGGCAGGGGTGCCCGGCGCGGCCAGCCCAATACAGCTTGTTTAATTTACCCCGCGAATTCACCGGCAATACCTGAAATAAATGCTTAGGGTGCCGAAAATTCTCCGTCTTGAATACCCACCCGGAATCCAAAAGGGTTTACCTGCAGGTTCCCACCCCCTTCAGGGGTAGTGTAGCAAAAGATGGGAATCCGGGGTGGGAGTAAAGGCCAAGCCGTCCCCCAGGCGAGGACGGCTTGGCTTCCCCTGGTGCCGAGGGGCGGAATCGAACCGCCGACACTGCGATTTTCAGTCGCATGCTCTACCAAC is a window encoding:
- a CDS encoding HD-GYP domain-containing protein; the encoded protein is MLQKLRRLELPPPRVLALILAVFVSFLLLEGYLILRYGFSLPPPGFSWFDLLFWAVLVFWSVRVEIRLPLSASMSHLFLFALALVVLAPPWLAPLWVFLFQPSDNVWYKQLFNRSQDALATLAAALAWGFFQANPLRLGTLDLSPGAGIVLASITFFLVNTGLVTLIIHLNNGTPLREVWRKNYGWFNSSYFLLSPLALFLARAYETPIIGNWGGWTILFFLIPLYYSRFYWDEKVRLEQAFDTTLEVLMHALEAKEPQTRMHSERVADISRDLALRVYQDEAKAQEIYRAARLHDIGKIGIPEALLLKPGKLTPEEYQVVQSHTTEGVKLLKPAEKVAFGPVIYNVILHHHERWDGRGYPKGLAGQETPEEARIVGLADAYEAMTAGRPYRPAKTPEEALKEIQDLSGIQFDPRLVKVFTQLWHENPLWRDRKAYLEAKGGSVSRSTLPQLYSESASPSPSEPDPRTSGE
- a CDS encoding DUF5317 domain-containing protein; the protein is MAEGGLAYGSYRGLFQPEWAGPLAKALVLLLVGYGLYQNRHLKSLYLVLFGLFLNTLVIFANGGHMPVSLETLKKAGIEGWEELLRTRADAVHTLLDESTRLPFLGDVIALPPLRKAVSPGDLFILAGIAGVVVEGTLRAGGRRLPSRQAALRVLAFLLLVFLVLALRS